The Candidatus Dependentiae bacterium sequence AAAAAACATGTAGTCACTAATTTATCATTCGCATCTTGCAGCTTTCCGCACAGTCTTACGCGTTTTAATAGGTACTTCAACTTTTTTGAGTGTTTTAGGTAATGTTAGGCCTATGCTTTCCAAGAGTTGTTTCTCACGATTGACTGGTGTTGGAATGTAGGTTTGAGCTTCTCTACCCATTATGTGTAGCTCTTGAGTACACAATTTAGACAATAGTCTTATTCCTTCTTCGACTTTAAGATTGATTTTTTCCCAGTGCTTAGCCAGGTGTCTAACGATCAAATAAGATAACATCACTGTGAAAACATGCCCATATGTACTTTTCTCACGTCGTACGTATACTGGTCTTAATTCAAGATGGGTTGTTTTTTCAGTTCGAAATGCCCATTCAACCAATGCTAAATCCTTGTACCTATCATGAATCGCTTGAGCGTTCATTTTACCAGTGCCAAGGTCTGTTTTTATTGCATAACACCCATCCAGTTTTGCATCCTCTTCCATTGCCTCTGAATTCAAAAAGAGTGCGAGCAATCGTTCATTTCGCGTAACTGTTAGCCAACTAAGGCATTTGTATCGTTTTATCTTGTTAGAAACCCTATTTAATGCCTTTTCCGGATCAGCTTTAGAATGATTTTTGAGATACTCATTTTCTTCATCTATCGCATTCTTGATTCGTTCCAATTTTTCTTCACGGATTCGCTGCATCTCCCTTGCTCGCACTGGGTTTTTACGTAATATATAACGAGTGTTACTCTCTGCAATTTCACAGATTGTTATGTCAAATAGCTCCATCTTAAACAAGCCATCCGCTAATAGTTTTTTAATCTGAGGCTTGGTAATAGAAGTAATATAGTGAAACCCTTGCTTTTGAAGTGTGTCAATTTGTCCCTTTTTAATCATTCCCTTATCACCGACAAAAGTTACATCAGTGCAACCAAAACGTTGAGCAATTTTCTTTACTTGTTCAGACACCGTTGCCGGATCTTGCGTGTTGCCTTTAAATACC is a genomic window containing:
- a CDS encoding IS1634 family transposase; translated protein: MALKHKNDLAVLQMAQLPGFQIIQGKSIGDLLTIKHVSEELGISSALGSSFQGKLALWQVMARIIGQGSRLSSVRLASKECDVSSVLKLKRGFDENDLYENLAWLADNQTKIEDDLFQKRYADGRKPSIFLYDVTSSYLEGTHNELAEFGYNRDKKKGKKQIVIGLLCDEEGNPLSTQVFKGNTQDPATVSEQVKKIAQRFGCTDVTFVGDKGMIKKGQIDTLQKQGFHYITSITKPQIKKLLADGLFKMELFDITICEIAESNTRYILRKNPVRAREMQRIREEKLERIKNAIDEENEYLKNHSKADPEKALNRVSNKIKRYKCLSWLTVTRNERLLALFLNSEAMEEDAKLDGCYAIKTDLGTGKMNAQAIHDRYKDLALVEWAFRTEKTTHLELRPVYVRREKSTYGHVFTVMLSYLIVRHLAKHWEKINLKVEEGIRLLSKLCTQELHIMGREAQTYIPTPVNREKQLLESIGLTLPKTLKKVEVPIKTRKTVRKAARCE